The nucleotide sequence GTGCCCGGGAGCCGGCCCGCCCGCCCTGACAGAATGCGGGGAGCAGACGTGGACCAGATGAGGAGACGCAAGCCGTGATCCGTACCCACAATGCCGGAAGCCTGCGCGCCGCGGACGCCGGCTCGACGGTGACGCTCGCCGGGTGGGTGGCCCGCCGGCGCGACCACGGCGGTGTCATCTTCGTCGACCTGCGCGACGCCTCCGGCGTCGTGCAGGTGGTGTTCCGCGAGGAGGACGCGCACGCGCTGCGCAACGAGTTCTGCGTCAAGGTGACCGGTGAGGTGACCCGCCGCCCCGAGGGCAACGAGAACCCCGACCTGCCGACCGGCGAGGTCGAGGTGACCGTCGCCGCGCTGGAGGTGCTCTCCGAGGCCGCGCCGCTGCCGCTGCCGGTCGACGACCAGATCGAGGCCGGCGACGACATCCGCCTCAAGTACCGCTACCTCGACCTGCGCCGCGGCGGCCCGGCGAAGGCCATGCGGCTGCGCTCGCGGGCCAACCAGCTCGCCCGCGCGGTGCTGCACGAGCGGGACTTCCTGGAGATCGAGACCCCGACGCTGACCCGCTCCACCCCGGAGGGCGCCCGCGACTTCCTGGTCCCGGTCCGCCTCCAGCCGGGCAGCTGGTACGCGCTGCCGCAGTCGCCGCAGCTGTTCAAGCAGCTGCTCATGGTCGGCGGCATGGAGCGCTACTACCAGATCGCCCGCTGCTACCGGGACGAGGACTTCCGCGCCGACCGGCAGCCGGAGTTCACCCAGCTCGACATCGAGATGTCCTTCGTCACCGAGGACGACGTGATCGACCTCGGCGAGGCGATCGTGGCGAAGCTCTGGTCCGACCTGGCCGGTTACGAGATCCCGCGGCCGATCCCGCGGATCACCTGGCACGACGCCATGTCCCGGTACGGCTCGGACAAGCCGGACCTGCGCTACGGCGTCGAGCTGACCGAGCTGACCGACTACCTGCGCGGCACGGAGTTCCGGGTCTTCGCCGGCGCGATCGACGCGGGCGGCTACGTGGGTGCGGTGGTCATGCCGGGCGGCGCGAGCCAGACCCGCAAGGAGCTGGACGGCTGGCAGGACTGGGCCAAGGCGCGCGGCGCGCGCGGCCTCGCCTACGTGGTGCTCGACGCGGAGACCGGTGAGGCGCGCGGCCCGGTGGCCAAGAACCTCTCCGAGGCGCACCTGGCCGGCCTGGCCGACGCGGTCGGCGCGAAGCCGGG is from Micromonospora terminaliae and encodes:
- the aspS gene encoding aspartate--tRNA ligase, with protein sequence MIRTHNAGSLRAADAGSTVTLAGWVARRRDHGGVIFVDLRDASGVVQVVFREEDAHALRNEFCVKVTGEVTRRPEGNENPDLPTGEVEVTVAALEVLSEAAPLPLPVDDQIEAGDDIRLKYRYLDLRRGGPAKAMRLRSRANQLARAVLHERDFLEIETPTLTRSTPEGARDFLVPVRLQPGSWYALPQSPQLFKQLLMVGGMERYYQIARCYRDEDFRADRQPEFTQLDIEMSFVTEDDVIDLGEAIVAKLWSDLAGYEIPRPIPRITWHDAMSRYGSDKPDLRYGVELTELTDYLRGTEFRVFAGAIDAGGYVGAVVMPGGASQTRKELDGWQDWAKARGARGLAYVVLDAETGEARGPVAKNLSEAHLAGLADAVGAKPGDAVFFAAGTDAREAQELLGAARIEIAKRAKLVDESAWAFCWVVDAPMFEKTDEGGWTAVHHPFTSPNAEWVDRFEEAPDRALAYAYDIVCNGNEIGGGSIRIHRGDVQQRVFDLLGITAEEAQDKFGFLLEAFKYGAPPHGGIAFGWDRVCMLLAGAESIREVIAFPKTRGGFDPLTGAPTPITAQQRAEAGIDAKPKAPTGPHAGTAGPAAPVADPT